In Bacillus sp. SM2101, a single window of DNA contains:
- a CDS encoding ABC-2 family transporter protein — protein sequence MFYISTFFQYVSQYLKTRLQYRANLVVEILSDLLFQGVNLVFILVVFGHTQLLNGWSREEIIFIYGFFLVPFALFTSFFNIWDFNERYIVKGEMDRILTRPIHSLFQIVLERMELESLFGGVTGIAIMSYAAYQLELAFHWYDVVIFILFVIGGALVYAGIFIMIASIGFWSDARTSIMPMMYNIGNYGRYPVDIYNKVIRYILTWILPFAFVGVYPAAYFLKRTEWYGYSFITPIIGSLFFVLAVVIWNIGVKKYRGAGN from the coding sequence GTGTTTTACATATCGACTTTTTTTCAATACGTTAGTCAATATTTAAAAACGAGATTACAATATAGAGCAAACTTAGTCGTTGAAATTTTATCTGACTTATTATTTCAAGGTGTAAATCTCGTGTTTATACTAGTCGTATTCGGTCATACCCAATTGCTAAATGGGTGGAGTAGGGAAGAGATCATTTTTATTTACGGCTTCTTCCTTGTACCGTTCGCTTTGTTTACATCTTTTTTTAATATTTGGGATTTTAATGAGAGGTATATTGTTAAAGGTGAAATGGATCGTATTTTAACTAGACCAATTCATAGTTTATTTCAAATTGTGCTTGAGAGGATGGAGCTTGAGTCATTATTTGGTGGCGTGACAGGAATTGCGATAATGAGTTATGCAGCTTATCAATTGGAGTTAGCTTTTCACTGGTATGATGTAGTAATTTTTATATTATTTGTAATCGGCGGTGCACTTGTCTATGCCGGGATTTTTATTATGATTGCTAGTATAGGCTTTTGGTCTGATGCTCGGACATCAATTATGCCTATGATGTATAACATCGGGAACTATGGAAGATACCCAGTTGATATTTATAATAAAGTAATTCGTTACATATTAACATGGATATTACCATTTGCATTTGTTGGAGTGTATCCAGCTGCGTATTTTCTTAAGAGAACAGAGTGGTATGGATATTCTTTTATTACTCCAATTATTGGTAGTTTGTTTTTCGTTTTAGCTGTAGTTATATGGAACATAGGAGTGAAAAAGTATAGAGGGGCGGGCAACTAG
- a CDS encoding ABC-2 family transporter protein — MDKYIEMIRIRFLMMLAYRTNYYSGILIYSINIGAYYFLWTAIYGDKGELQGLSVIQMTTYVAVAWMARAFYFNNIDREIAMEIREGKVAIELIRPYNYLGMKTMQGLGEGLFRLLFFSLPGMFIVGLIFPFNFSTSVSTWLYFIIAIVLSFIINTQINLITGIMTFFLFNNDGLIRAKRVVIDLFSGLLLPISFYPLWAQEVMMFFPFQAISYIPSMIFTEGFKGNDIIEALMFQLIWAIVLVIPIKLLWNSAKKQLIIQGG; from the coding sequence ATGGATAAATACATAGAAATGATTAGAATACGCTTCTTAATGATGCTGGCTTATAGAACAAACTATTACAGTGGGATTTTAATTTACAGTATAAATATAGGTGCATACTACTTCTTATGGACAGCAATCTATGGTGATAAGGGCGAGTTACAAGGATTGTCTGTTATACAAATGACTACGTATGTAGCGGTAGCTTGGATGGCTAGAGCTTTTTATTTTAATAATATTGACCGAGAGATTGCGATGGAGATCCGTGAAGGAAAGGTAGCGATAGAACTCATACGTCCATACAACTATTTAGGTATGAAGACGATGCAGGGATTAGGAGAAGGTTTATTTCGTTTGTTGTTTTTTTCTTTACCGGGTATGTTTATTGTAGGATTAATTTTTCCTTTTAATTTTTCTACTAGTGTATCAACATGGCTTTATTTTATTATTGCAATTGTTTTAAGCTTCATTATAAATACTCAAATAAACCTAATTACCGGAATTATGACGTTCTTTTTATTTAATAACGATGGCTTAATCCGTGCAAAAAGAGTAGTGATTGACCTTTTTTCAGGACTACTGCTACCTATTAGCTTTTATCCATTGTGGGCACAAGAAGTTATGATGTTCTTTCCGTTTCAGGCAATTAGCTATATTCCGAGTATGATATTTACTGAAGGATTCAAAGGAAATGACATCATTGAAGCACTTATGTTCCAACTTATATGGGCAATCGTATTAGTCATACCTATTAAGCTTTTATGGAATAGTGCTAAAAAGCAGCTCATCATTCAAGGAGGATAA
- a CDS encoding ATP-binding cassette domain-containing protein, whose amino-acid sequence MKNVIEVDRLNKEFKSFSSRAGLKGAFRDLFTRNYKLIHAVDDISLTIKEGEMVGYIGENGAGKSTTIKMLTGILTPSSGSVRVNGMNPHKDREKFVRTIGVVFGQRSQLWWDIAVQESFRLLKKIYQVSDEDYNNHMGHVIETLDIGPLLDKPVRKLSLGQRMRCELAAALIHNPPLLFLDEPTIGLDVLVKLKIRKFLKEINEKYKTTILLTTHDLSDIEALCERVVMLDEGKIIYDGSLQALRSNWGDGKQIQFQFTKEVNEAELLSHTGDLDVKWQNHERMNVWIANVRDEEIIISELIRRIVAVYQIKDININEVATEEIIRNIYEEGVVNG is encoded by the coding sequence ATGAAGAATGTAATAGAAGTAGATAGACTGAACAAAGAATTTAAGTCTTTCTCAAGTCGAGCTGGGTTAAAGGGAGCGTTTCGAGATTTATTTACTCGAAATTATAAGTTAATCCATGCTGTTGATGATATATCGTTAACGATTAAAGAAGGAGAAATGGTAGGTTACATTGGAGAGAATGGTGCTGGTAAATCAACAACGATTAAAATGCTTACAGGTATTTTAACTCCATCGTCTGGAAGTGTTCGCGTGAATGGGATGAACCCTCATAAAGATCGTGAAAAATTCGTAAGAACAATCGGGGTAGTGTTTGGTCAGCGGTCACAATTATGGTGGGATATTGCGGTACAAGAATCATTTAGGTTATTAAAAAAAATATATCAAGTGTCTGATGAAGACTATAACAATCATATGGGACACGTTATTGAAACGTTAGATATTGGACCTTTGTTGGATAAGCCTGTGCGAAAGTTGTCTTTAGGTCAACGTATGCGCTGTGAACTAGCTGCAGCTCTTATCCATAACCCGCCGTTATTATTTTTAGATGAGCCTACAATTGGTTTAGATGTGTTAGTAAAGCTTAAAATTAGGAAATTCTTAAAAGAAATAAATGAAAAATATAAAACAACAATATTATTAACGACACATGATTTATCGGATATTGAAGCATTATGTGAGCGTGTTGTCATGCTTGATGAAGGGAAAATAATATATGATGGTTCATTACAAGCACTTCGATCAAATTGGGGTGATGGTAAACAAATACAGTTTCAATTTACGAAGGAAGTAAATGAAGCTGAATTATTGTCACATACTGGTGATCTAGATGTTAAGTGGCAAAATCACGAAAGAATGAATGTTTGGATTGCGAATGTCAGAGATGAAGAAATAATCATTTCAGAGCTCATTCGAAGAATTGTGGCAGTATACCAAATTAAAGATATTAATATTAATGAGGTTGCTACTGAAGAAATTATAAGAAATATATACGAAGAAGGCGTTGTTAATGGATAA
- a CDS encoding glutamate-1-semialdehyde 2,1-aminomutase produces MNFTKSKQLHNEALQHILGGVNSPSRSYKAVGGGSPVTMEKANGAYFWDVDGNKYIDYLAAYGPIITGHAHPHITEAIKTAAENGVLYGTPTRHEITFAKMLKEAMPSLEKVRFVNSGTEAVMTTIRVARAYTKRDKIIKFAGCYHGHSDLVLVAAGSGPSTLGTPDSAGVPKSIAQEVITVPFNDIEPFKEALQKWGDQIAAVLVEPIVGNFGIVEPKPGFLQQVNELTHAAGSLVIYDEVITAFRFMYGGAQDLLNVKPDLTALGKIIGGGLPIGAYGGRAEIMEQVAPLGPAYQAGTMAGNPASILSGIACLEVLQQNNVYEKLDNLGAMLEESILTHAKAYEIPISINRLKGALTVYFTNETIENYEQAEKTNGDTFAKFFKLMLAQGINLAPSKYEAWFITIAHTEEDIRTTIKAVETAFKQLKNA; encoded by the coding sequence ATGAATTTTACTAAATCTAAACAATTACATAATGAAGCTTTACAACACATTCTTGGGGGTGTGAATAGTCCTTCTCGTTCTTACAAAGCCGTGGGGGGAGGATCACCTGTAACTATGGAGAAGGCGAATGGAGCCTACTTTTGGGATGTTGATGGTAATAAATATATTGACTACTTAGCTGCATACGGTCCCATTATTACAGGTCATGCCCATCCACATATTACTGAAGCAATAAAAACAGCTGCAGAAAATGGCGTATTGTATGGAACGCCGACACGACATGAAATTACTTTTGCAAAGATGCTAAAAGAAGCTATGCCATCATTAGAGAAAGTTCGATTCGTTAATTCTGGGACCGAGGCAGTGATGACCACCATTAGAGTAGCACGTGCTTATACAAAACGTGATAAAATTATAAAATTCGCAGGCTGCTATCATGGTCATTCTGATCTAGTTCTCGTCGCTGCAGGTTCTGGACCGTCTACACTAGGAACACCAGATTCTGCAGGTGTTCCAAAAAGTATAGCTCAAGAAGTCATTACTGTACCATTTAATGACATAGAACCATTTAAAGAAGCACTTCAAAAATGGGGAGATCAAATAGCAGCAGTACTAGTAGAGCCAATAGTAGGGAATTTTGGAATAGTAGAACCTAAACCTGGCTTTTTACAACAAGTGAATGAGTTAACACATGCAGCTGGAAGTCTTGTCATTTATGATGAAGTTATTACAGCATTTCGATTCATGTACGGAGGTGCTCAAGACTTACTAAACGTAAAACCAGATTTAACTGCATTAGGTAAAATTATCGGGGGAGGCTTGCCTATTGGAGCATACGGTGGCAGAGCTGAAATTATGGAGCAAGTTGCACCACTCGGTCCAGCGTATCAAGCGGGAACAATGGCTGGGAACCCCGCATCAATTTTATCTGGCATTGCCTGCCTAGAAGTATTACAACAAAACAATGTATATGAAAAGCTAGATAACTTGGGAGCGATGTTAGAAGAGAGTATTTTGACTCACGCAAAAGCCTATGAAATACCTATATCTATAAACCGACTTAAAGGTGCCCTAACTGTTTATTTTACGAACGAAACCATTGAAAACTATGAACAAGCTGAAAAGACAAACGGCGATACTTTTGCTAAATTTTTCAAGCTTATGCTTGCTCAAGGCATAAACCTTGCTCCTTCCAAGTATGA